The following proteins are encoded in a genomic region of Phragmites australis chromosome 9, lpPhrAust1.1, whole genome shotgun sequence:
- the LOC133929013 gene encoding peptidyl-prolyl cis-trans isomerase FKBP20-1, protein MAETIDLSGDGGVLKTVVRKAKDDATAPSESLPLVDVHYEGTLAENGEVFDTTHEDNSIFSFEIGQGAVIKAWDIALRTMKVGEVAKITCKPEYAYGSAGSPPEIPPNATLIFEVELVACRPRKGSSLGSVSDEKARLEELKKQRELAAATKEEEKRKREEAKAAAAARVQAKLDAKKGKGKGKGK, encoded by the exons ATGGCAGAGACCATAGATTTATCAGGGGATGGAGGTGTTCTTAAGACGGTGGTCAGGAAAGCAAAGGATGATGCTACAGCGCCATCTGAGAGCCTTCCCTTGGTTGATG TTCATTATGAAGGCACACTTGCTGAGAATGGTGAAGTTTTTGACACCACCCATGAAgacaactctattttctcattTGAAATTGGACAAGGGGCTGTCATCAAAGCATGGGATATAGCATTAAGAACTATGAAA GTTGGCGAGGTTGCAAAAATTACATGCAAGCCAGAATATGCATATGGAAGTGCAGGCTCGCCACCAGAGATACCTCCTAA TGCAACCCTCATTTTTGAGGTGGAGTTAGTGGCTTGCAGGCCGAGGAAAGGTTCCAGTCTGGGCAGTGTATCAGATGAGAAAGCTAGACTTGA GGAACTTAAGAAGCAGCGAGAGCTAGCTGCTGCTAccaaagaggaagagaaaaggaagagggaggaggcaaaAGCCGCCGCAGCAGCCCGGGTGCAAGCAAAACTTGACGcgaagaaggggaagggaaaaggaaagggaaaATAG
- the LOC133929014 gene encoding putative laccase-11 produces MGSHRLRCLSSPACLLFAFAVLLAIMPGLAAARTRRYTFNVTMATVTRLCVTKSIPTVNGRFPGPKVVVREGDRLVVKVHNNINNNVTFHWHGVRQLRSGWADGPSYITQCPIRPGQSYAYDFRVVGQRGTLWWHAHFSWLRATLYGALVILPPRGVGYPFPKPYREVPLMIGEWFNADPEAVIRQAMQTGGGPNVSDAYTFNGLPGPTYNCSANDTFKLKVKPGRTYMLRLINAALNDELFFAVANHTLTVVQADANYVKPFAATTLVISPGQTMDVLLTAATNPSSPAFAIAVAPYTNTVGTFDNTTANAVLEYAPQRAAVLRGIPAPALPLYNDTGAVANFSANFRSLTSAQYPERVPQSVDRRFFFAVGLGVDPCQSRVNGTCQGPNGTRFAASMNNVSFTMPKTSLLQAHYQRRYSGVLKANFPTAPPRPFNYTGTPPNNTFVSHGTRVVPLKFNTTVEVVMQDTSILGAESHPLHLHGYDFYVVGQGFGNYDANNDTAKYNLVDPVQRNTISVPTAGWVAIRFVADNPGVWIMHCHLDVHLSWGLAMAWLVNDGPLPNQKLPPPPSDIPRC; encoded by the exons ATGGGGTCTCATCGTCTCCGGTGTCTCTCCTCCCCTGCATGCCTCCTCTTCGCCTTCGCCGTCCTCCTCGCCATCATGCCGGGTCTCGCCGCCGCCCGCACCCGCCGCTACACGTTCAAT GTGACAATGGCGACGGTGACGCGGCTATGCGTGACCAAGAGCATCCCCACGGTGAACGGCCGGTTCCCGGGGCCAAAGGTCGTCGTTCGGGAGGGCGACCGGCTCGTGGTCAAGGTCCataacaacatcaacaacaacgtCACGTTCCACTG GCACGGCGTGCGGCAGCTGCGGAGCGGGTGGGCGGACGGGCCGTCGTACATCACGCAGTGCCCGATCCGGCCGGGGCAGAGCTACGCCTACGACTTCCGCGTCGTGGGGCAGCGCGGCACGCTGTGGTGGCACGCGCACTTCTCCTGGCTGCGCGCCACGCTCTACGGCGCGCTCGTCATCCTCCCGCCGCGCGGCGTCGGCTACCCGTTCCCCAAGCCCTACAGGGAGGTGCCCCTCATGATCG GTGAGTGGTTCAACGCCGACCCGGAGGCCGTGATCAGGCAGGCGATGCAGACCGGCGGGGGACCGAACGTCTCCGACGCCTACACTTTCAACGGCCTGCCTGGCCCAACCTACAACTGCTCAGCCAACGACACGTTCAAGCTGAAGGTGAAGCCCGGGCGGACGTATATGCTGCGGCTGATCAACGCGGCGCTCAACGACGAGCTCTTCTTCGCGGTGGCCAACCACACGCTCACGGTCGTGCAGGCGGACGCTAACTACGTCAAGCCGTTCGCGGCCACGACGCTGGTCATCTCACCGGGGCAGACCATGGACGTGCTCCTCACCGCGGCCACCAACCCGTCCTCCCCGGCCTTCGCCATCGCCGTCGCGCCCTACACCAACACCGTGGGCACTTTCGACAACACCACCGCCAACGCCGTCCTCGAGTACGCGCCGCAGAGGGCTGCCGTACTCCGGGGCATCCCCGCGCCGGCGCTCCCGCTGTACAATGACACAGGCGCCGTGGCCAACTTCTCGGCCAACTTCCGGAGCCTCACGAGCGCGCAGTACCCGGAGCGCGTGCCGCAGTCGGTGGACCGCCGCTTCTTCTTCGCCGTCGGCCTCGGCGTTGACCCGTGCCAGAGCCGGGTCAACGGGACGTGCCAGGGCCCGAACGGCACCAGATTCGCGGCGTCCATGAACAACGTGTCCTTCACCATGCCCAAGACCTCGCTACTCCAGGCGCACTACCAGCGGAGGTACAGCGGCGTGCTCAAGGCCAACTTCCCCACGGCGCCGCCGCGCCCGTTCAACTACACCGGCACGCCGCCGAACAACACGTTCGTGAGCCACGGCACACGGGTGGTTCCGCTCAAGTTCAACACGACCGTCGAGGTGGTGATGCAGGACACCAGCATACTGGGCGCCGAGAGTCACCCGCTGCACTTGCACGGCTACGACTTCTACGTCGTCGGGCAGGGGTTCGGGAACTACGACGCGAACAATGACACCGCCAAGTACAACCTCGTCGACCCGGTGCAGCGGAACACCATCAGCGTGCCCACCGCCGGTTGGGTCGCCATCCGCTTCGTCGCCGACAACCCCG GTGTATGGATTATGCATTGCCACTTGGACGTGCACTTGAGCTGGGGTCTGGCAATGGCGTGGCTCGTTAACGACGGGCCACTGCCGAACCagaagctgccgccgccgccgtccgatATCCCAAGATGCTGA